The DNA window TATATATTAGTCAACGCTAAATTTAGAAAGCCACGGCTAATTAGTAAAGGCTAAACCTTGAAAAGCATATCAAAAAGGACTGCAGCAAATTGCTACAGTCCCGTTTTTGCGCATTATGCGAGGTAATTAGAAGCTGTACACCGTTTCAAGACCGAAACGCAGAGCATTGTCGTCTTCGTTATCCTGCACGGCAACATCCACCATGCCGAAAGCGGTGATTTCTAGGTTTTCGACCGGAGTGATGTAGACACGGGCACCGACATCGAACGTTGCAGCGGTATCGTCATCATCATCCAAGGTGTGCGTGTGGTATTCTACAGGAATGCCGAACTTGATGAATTCAGCAAGCTTGAAAGCCGGTTCGGCATACACGAAGAAGTATTCCGGAATTTCGCCGTTGTCAAGATCGCTGGCGTCTTCGGTGGCATCGCCCCTATCGATGATGGCATAGAAGGCGGTCGTCTTGATATCGAACATACCCACTTCGAAGGTCGGCTCAACCAAGAAGGCGTGAGCGGTAGAAGTCCAATCCTGGCCTTCCACGACATCGCCGTCGTCACCCAGGTAGTCGGCATGGAAGCCATACACAGCCCTGAAGCCGAAACCACCGAGAGAGAGGCCCGCTTCGACACCGGCATGGAGTTCGTTATGCTGAGTGGTCTGGAAGCTCTTGTAGTCTACATACGGACGCAAGTGCTGACCGGCATAGTCGAATTCGTAAGCGGCGTGCACATCGTAAACCTTGGCACCTTCTTCGTCGGCCCAGTCGTTATCGCCACGACCAAAGCCAACACCGAGAATGAAGCCTGCCAAGTCGATTTCAAGACCGCGGAGAACTCCGGCGTGGACTACCTGATCCTCACCTGGGGCATGAGGTCAAAAGAAAACCTCCTGGGAAGCGGTGTTCCTCAGGAGGCCCTGATTCCTGACCTCAGCGGTCTGGAAGACTATTTCATCTGATTATCTCGTTCTCCTTGCAGAGAAGCTCATCAAGCTGTGCGGCAATGGCCTTCCTGTTCAGGTTCTTGCCGATGATGCAGAGCCTGATCATCCTGTCTCCGACCTGATCATCCCAGTCCTCGCGGATTGAGGGGTTCTCAGCCAGGATCTGCTTGCGCTGTGATGCCGGTGCGGATGCGATCCACTTGCCGTAAGGCCCGCAGAGAAGCTGGCGGCCTGAGGTCTCAAAGACGTAGGCTGTGTCATACTCATCACCGAACCACA is part of the uncultured Fibrobacter sp. genome and encodes:
- a CDS encoding GTP-binding protein, which produces MGTFIYYRRTPMNRNKLRAFVKDWPKDIIRCKGLMWFGDEYDTAYVFETSGRQLLCGPYGKWIASAPASQRKQILAENPSIREDWDDQVGDRMIRLCIIGKNLNRKAIAAQLDELLCKENEIIR